The following coding sequences lie in one Apium graveolens cultivar Ventura chromosome 3, ASM990537v1, whole genome shotgun sequence genomic window:
- the LOC141712632 gene encoding lysine-specific demethylase JMJ29-like produces MVIEGEDKGGELVEREEVVVENCEEKCVKNDGDGGGEGDELSKNLKGCEERGDQDSELGGDSEEKGEVLREYGDLGESFFQENEKGVLGFEGKREVLGEFGDLGKKDESFNEENVKGVLDAEEKGDVLGEFDDLGEKGEAFVEENDKGGFDLEGEIEGIDFVKKDFGLVDERGGEVKDLMVCSDEQIVEIGEEKGLIERDGEEKKVNLEENGSRRYLRQRKVVQKDPYIECLDEYLRSEEEAKSRKRRRKGSVKKNGEENNDGVERCGLMEGGEVVPENYSVKGVKREREFADGKGGKSLENVKGKRGTKKLNKGLGDVGNQDAEISEKGEETGELVREIGDLSAKGESFVPENEKRGLDLDGQREKTDFVKKNVDSDNVGEGISNDSDESEKVGIGSSDDQNNEIKEKGLTERRSLEEKKLNLEESVTRRNLRQKKVVYQDPYDEYLEEYFKDEDAAKSQKRRRKSSMKRNDEGNCKRRIRGLDKKEGDAIGAVCKSADAVKKSKGGKTNVNDDGEPLSNMCHQCQRNDKGRVVKCGNCKWKRYCVPCMTTWYPKMTEDDFAKLCPVCQVNCNCKRCLRLEVLKKDKEKFDLKFTDKEKIQYSKYIIPMLLPFLKQFNEEQMNEKQIEANIRGLSLSDLNVKKSNCGLGERMYCDNCRTSIADFHRSCTSCSYDLCLVCCREFRDGFLQGTTEEVNIQFVDPGAAYMYGELEGNLKSTPHIPDDTSSKDHWKSISDKWKSREDGNIPCPPKTLGGCGEGILELKCLLKDAVFNLLVDAEKLSEKYNLLPVSTGQRCSCFDTVSEIGIEKANLLKAASRKDCSDNYLYCPTAVDLQSKDLSHFQYHWTKGEPIIVNNVLELTCGLSWEPMVMWRAFRQVKNLNHSQLLDVVAINCLDWCEEDVNVHHFFKGYREGQLDTYGWPRILKLKDWPPSSSFDEHLPRHGAEFLSSLPFKEYTNSRSGYLNLAVKLPEESLKPDMGPKTYIAYGVSQELGRGDSVTKLHCDMSDAVNVLTHVQAVTFTSDQQAMIDMIKQKHIAQDEREIFGREQIAADKVERQEDVLGEMTGSFNRQLHNSETKVDPRSNSKASDVTGINVQNETAIYRMLVNQQDVSEKKGGELDENFVNSGGVFSDDNVKGIEHPEGGALWDIFRRQDSPKLEEYLRKYFKEFRHTYCRPLDQVIHPIHDQTFYLTMEHKRRLKEEYGVEPWTFVQKQGDAVFIPAGCPHQVRNIKSCIKVALDFVSPENVHECIRLAEESRTLPQNHRAKEDKLEVKKISFHAMQAAVKDLQMLENGGTIEPEDVNASENLAQNEQKSRKGKKGRAKKRKAESECSL; encoded by the exons ATGGTGATTGAGGGAGAAGACAAAGGTGGTGAGTTGGTTGAGAGAGAGGAGGTTGTTGTTGAGAATTGTGAGGAAAAGTGTGTGAAAAATGATGGAGATGGTGGTGGTGAAGGCGATGAATTGTCGAAAAATTTGAAGGGATGTGAGGAAAGGGGTGACCAAGATAGTGAATTGGGTGGAGATAGTGAGGAGAAAGGGGAGGTTTTGAGAGAATATGGTGATTTGGGTGAGAGCTTTTTTCAAGAAAATGAGAAGGGGGTTCTTGGTTTTGAGGGTAAAAGGGAGGTTttgggagaatttggtgatttGGGTAAGAAAGATGAGAGCTTTAATGAAGAAAATGTGAAGGGGGTTCTTGATGCTGAGGAAAAAGGGGATGTTTTGGGAGAATTTGATGATTTGGGTGAGAAAGGTGAGGCCTTTGTTGAAGAAAATGATAAGGGGGGTTTTGATTTAGAAGGGGAGATAGAGGGGATTGATTTTGTGAAGAAAGATTTTGGTTTGGTTGATGAGAGGGGTGGAGAAGTTAAAGATTTGATGGTTTGTAGTGATGAGCAGATTGTTGAAATTGGAGAGGAGAAGGGGTTAATTGAGAGAGATGGTGAGGAAAAGAAAGTGAATTTGGAGGAGAATGGGAGTAGGAGATATCTTAGGCAGAGGAAAGTGGTTCAGAAGGACCCGTATATAGAATGTCTTGATGAGTATTTACGGAGTGAAGAAGAAGCAAAATCACGTAAGAGACGTAGAAAGGGTTCAGTGAAAAAGAATGGTGAGGAAAATAATGATGGTGTAGAACGGTGCGGTTTGATGGAGGGAGGGGAGGTTGTTCCAGAGAATTATTCGGTGAAAGGAGTTAAAAGAGAAAGAGAATTTGCTGATGGAAAAGGTGGGAAATCATTGGAAAATGTGAAGGGAAAGAGAGGGACTAAAAAACTGAACAAGGGTCTGGGGGATGTTGGTAATCAAGATGCTGAAATAAGTGAAAAGGGGGAGGAAACAGGGGAGCTTGTGAGAGAAATTGGTGATTTGAGTGCGAAAGGTGAGAGCTTTGTTCCAGAAAATGAAAAGAGGGGTCTTGATTTGGATGGACAGAGAGAGAAAACTGATTTTGTTAAGAAAAATGTTGATTCGGATAATGTGGGGGAAGGAATTAGTAATGATAGCGATGAATCGGAAAAAGTTGGGATAGGTAGTAGTGATGAtcagaataatgaaataaaggagAAGGGATTAACCGAAAGAAGAAGCCTTGAGGAGAAGAAATTAAATTTAGAAGAGAGCGTGACAAGAAGAAATCTTAGGCAGAAAAAAGTGGTTTATCAGGACCCATATGATGAATACCTTGAGGAGTACTTTAAGGATGAAGATGCAGCTAAGTCACAGAAGAGACGTAGAAAGAGTTCAATGAAAAGAAATGATGAGGGAAATTGCAAGAGGAGGATTAGGGGTCTGGACAAGAAGGAAGGTGATGCTATTGGTGCAGTTTGCAAGAGTGCTGATGCTGTAAAGAAGTCGAAGGGTGGAAAGACGAATGTAAATGATGAT GGGGAACCATTATCAAACATGTGTCATCAGTGCCAGAGAAATGACAAAGGCCGGGTAGTGAAATGCGGGAACTGTAAATGGAAGAGATACTGTGTTCCGTGCATGACAACTTG GTACCCTAAGATGACGGAAGATGATTTTGCCAAGCTTTGCCCTGTTTGTCAAGTTAACTGTAACTGCAAAAGATGCTTGCGGTTAGAAGTACTGAAAAAA gATAAGGAAAAGTTTGATTTGAAATTCACTGACAAAGAAAAGATTCAATACTCTAAGTATATTATCCCCATGCTTCTTCCATTCCTGAAACAATTCAATGAGGAACAGATGAACGAGAAGCAGATAGAAGCTAACATTAGAG GGTTATCATTGTCAGATTTAAATGTAAAAAAGTCCAATTGTGGTTTGGGAGAGCGTATGTATTG TGACAATTGTAGAACTTCTATCGCTGATTTTCATAGAAGCTGTACAAGTTGCAGTTATGATCTTTGCCTAGTATGCTGTCGCGAATTCCGCGATGGTTTCCTGCAAGGAACTACTGAGGAAGTTAATATTCAATTTGTAGATCCAGGAGCCGCTTACATGTATGGTGAACTTGAAGGTAATCTAAAGTCTACACCACACATACCAGATGATACTAGTAGCAAGGATCATTGGAAGTCAATATCTGATAAGTGGAAATCCCGTGAAGATGGTAACATCCCTTGCCCCCCTAAAACTTTGGGAGGTTGCGGTGAAGGAATATTAGAATTGAAGTGTTTACTGAAGGACGCGGTTTTCAACTTGCTGGTTGATGCTGAAAAATTATCAGAGAAGTACAACCTCTTGCCTGTATCTACTGGGCAGCGATGCTCCTGTTTTGATACAGTTTCTGAAATTGGCATTGAAAAGGCAAACTTGCTGAAAGCTGCATCTCGGAAGGATTGCAGTGACAACTATCTGTACTGTCCAACTGCTGTAGACCTTCAGTCCAAGGACTTGAGCCATTTTCAGTACCACTGGACGAAGGGAGAACCTATTATTGTCAATAATGTGCTTGAGTTAACATGTGGTTTGAGTTGGGAGCCGATGGTCATGTGGCGTGCATTCCGTCAGGTTAAAAACTTGAATCATTCACAGCTTTTGGATGTGGTTGCCATTAATTGTCTAGACTGGTGCGAG GAGGATGTTAATGTACACCATTTTTTCAAGGGTTATCGAGAAGGTCAACTTGATACTTATGGGTGGCCACGTATTTTGAAGTTAAAAGACTGGCCTCCGTCCAGTTCATTTGATGAACACTTGCCACGTCATGGAGCCGAGTTTCTGAGTAGTTTACCATTTAAGGAGTATACAAATTCACGTAGTGGATATCTAAACCTCGCTGTCAAATTGCCGGAGGAATCTTTGAAGCCGGATATGGGGCCTAAGACGTATATCGCTTACGGAGTTTCTCAGGAGCTTGGACGTGGTGATTCTGTCACAAAGCTCCATTGTGACATGTCAGATGCG GTAAATGTGCTGACACATGTCCAAGCAGTAACGTTTACATCTGATCAGCAAGCCATGATAGATATGATTAAACAAAAACACATTGCACAAGATGAAAGGGAAATTTTTGGAAGGGAACAGATAGCGGCTGATAAGGTCGAGAGGCAGGAAGATGTACTTGGTGAAATGACAGGTTCATTTAATCGGCAACTTCATAATTCCGAGACAAAGGTGGACCCTAGATCTAATAGCAAAGCTTCTGATGTCACTGGTATCAATGTTCAAAATGAGACAGCTATATACCGAATGCTTGTGAATCAACAAGATGTCAGTGAGAAAAAGGGCGGAGAGCTGGATGAAAATTTTGTAAATAGCGGTGGTGTTTTTTCAGATGACAATGTAAAGGGGATTGAACACCCAGAGGGAGGTGCACTATGGGACATCTTTAGAAGGCAAGATTCTCCCAAACTGGAAGAATATTTGAGAAAGTATTTTAAAGAATTTAGACACACATATTGCCGGCCTTTAGATCAG GTAATTCACCCCATACATGACCAGACATTTTACTTGACCATGGAGCATAAAAGAAGGCTGAAGGAGGAATATG GAGTAGAACCATGGACATTTGTCCAAAAACAAGGCGATGCAGTATTTATACCAGCTGGATGTCCTCATCAAGTTCGAAATATAAAG TCATGTATAAAGGTTGCACTTGACTTCGTTTCACCTGAAAATGTTCATGAATGCATCCGGTTAGCAGAGGAATCCCGCACTCTTCCTCAAAATCACAGAGCCAAGGAAGATAAATTGGAA GTGAAGAAAATATCTTTTCACGCGATGCAAGCAGCTGTCAAGGACTTGCAAATGTTGGAGAATGGGG GAACAATCGAACCAGAAGATGTTAATGCCTCAGAAAATTTGGCACAAAATGAACAGAAAAGCAGAAAAGGCAAAAAAGGCAGAGCGA AGAAAAGAAAAGCAGAATCTGAATGTAGCTTATGA